A region from the Pelobates fuscus isolate aPelFus1 chromosome 1, aPelFus1.pri, whole genome shotgun sequence genome encodes:
- the TAF13 gene encoding transcription initiation factor TFIID subunit 13 — protein MADEDEDQTFEEENEDTAGGVDGAQGRRKRLFSKELRCMMYGFGDDQNPYTESVDILEDLVIEFVTEMTHKAMSIGRQGRVQVEDIVFLIRKDPRKFARVKDLLTMNEELKRARKAFDEANYGS, from the exons TTTGAGGAGGAGAATGAAGACACTGCTGGAGGGGTAGACGGGGCACAGGGGAGAAGAAAGAGGCTCTTTTCCAAagaat TGAGGTGCATGATGTATGGTTTTGGGGACGATCAGAATCCGTACACAGAATCTGTGGATATCTTGGAAGATCTGGTCATCGAATTTGTTACAGAGATG ACCCACAAGGCTATGTCAATTGGGCGTCAGGGCAGGGTGCAGGTAGAAGACATCGTCTTCCTGATCCGGAAAGATCCTCGTAAATTTGCCAGAGTAAAGGACCTGCTGACGATGAACGAAGAGTTAAAACGGGCCAGGAAGGCTTTCGATGAAGCAAACTATGGATCCTAA